From Salinirubellus salinus, the proteins below share one genomic window:
- a CDS encoding BolA family protein yields MTPEEVERLIEEHLDGAEATVTRARGSHDDDHLAATVVSDTFEGLSLVQQHQTVYDALGEHMTTDVHALELKTYTPAEYEEHADGE; encoded by the coding sequence ATGACCCCCGAGGAAGTCGAGCGACTCATCGAGGAGCACCTCGACGGTGCCGAAGCCACGGTCACGCGGGCCCGCGGGAGCCACGACGACGACCACCTCGCGGCCACCGTCGTCAGCGACACGTTCGAGGGACTCTCGCTCGTCCAGCAACACCAGACCGTCTACGACGCGCTCGGCGAGCACATGACCACGGACGTCCACGCGCTGGAACTGAAGACGTACACGCCGGCAGAGTACGAGGAACACGCCGACGGCGAGTAG
- the fen gene encoding flap endonuclease-1, with translation MGNSDLRQLAHIEAVPFDDLSGSVVAVDAHNWLYRYLTTTVKFTRTSAYTTSDGEEVANLVGIVTGLRKFLEHDITPVFVFDGGTTSLKDAEVAERREQRERYEDQLDEARESGADAAEIATLESRTQRLTDVIQETSRGLLERLDVPVIEAPAEGEAQAAHMARRGAVDYVGTEDYDALLLGAPLTLRQLTSSGDPELMDFEKTLADHDLTWEQLVDVGILMGTDFNEGISGVGPKTAVKLVREHGDLWGALEARGEHVEGADRIRDLFLNPDVTDEYEFDTDIAPDLAAARAYVCEEWEVAEDEVASGFDRIEEAVTQTGLDRWT, from the coding sequence ATGGGTAACTCGGACCTCCGCCAACTCGCACACATCGAGGCCGTCCCGTTCGACGACCTCTCGGGCAGCGTCGTCGCCGTGGACGCGCACAACTGGCTCTACCGATACCTGACGACGACGGTGAAGTTCACCCGCACGAGCGCCTACACCACGAGCGACGGCGAGGAGGTGGCCAACCTCGTCGGCATCGTCACGGGGCTCCGGAAGTTCCTCGAACACGACATCACCCCGGTGTTCGTCTTCGACGGCGGTACGACGAGCCTGAAGGACGCGGAGGTGGCAGAGCGGCGCGAACAGCGCGAGCGCTACGAGGACCAGCTCGACGAGGCACGGGAGTCCGGAGCCGACGCCGCCGAGATCGCCACCCTCGAGTCACGCACCCAGCGACTCACGGACGTCATCCAGGAGACCTCGCGCGGCCTGCTCGAACGGCTCGACGTCCCGGTGATCGAAGCCCCCGCCGAGGGCGAGGCGCAGGCCGCACACATGGCCCGCCGTGGCGCCGTCGACTACGTCGGCACGGAGGACTACGACGCGCTCCTGCTCGGTGCGCCCCTGACGCTCCGACAACTCACGTCCAGCGGGGACCCGGAGTTGATGGACTTCGAGAAGACGCTGGCGGACCACGACCTCACGTGGGAGCAACTGGTGGACGTGGGCATCCTGATGGGGACGGATTTCAACGAGGGGATATCGGGCGTCGGGCCGAAGACGGCGGTGAAACTGGTCCGCGAACACGGCGACCTCTGGGGGGCGCTGGAGGCCCGCGGCGAGCACGTCGAGGGGGCCGACCGCATCCGAGACCTGTTCTTGAACCCCGACGTGACCGACGAGTACGAGTTCGACACGGACATCGCCCCCGACCTCGCGGCGGCCCGCGCGTACGTCTGCGAGGAGTGGGAGGTGGCCGAGGACGAGGTCGCCTCCGGGTTCGACCGCATCGAGGAGGCGGTGACGCAGACCGGCCTCGACAGGTGGACCTGA
- a CDS encoding DUF7260 family protein: MIPWFPVGTLVSTEPAVNHGWCTPVGCVSEAVLAQAFLAVGVLALVCFALAALSFVPEARAVVREEHSRAAAERDAFERFRRRVESVDATPTSLPDGGQLLGGGTLTRSRPPDDRLDTVRDAYRETVMAVDHYEAEYDESLPTNLGAEFGDGVADALEGGQTFSPALRQTLLEGATEASERRARLCRALDSESVTLREAASTLREVEDLLDETEGPTLSESYETLRRRWDRLDAAETTLERVVDENQGDIHRGYGVAPRMGGPVALHEYLYDSQPYTHPVLAESTQLLDAVHAAQDRTATAMSRRV, translated from the coding sequence ATGATTCCTTGGTTCCCTGTCGGCACGCTGGTCTCGACGGAGCCCGCCGTCAACCACGGGTGGTGTACCCCAGTGGGCTGTGTCTCGGAGGCGGTCCTGGCGCAGGCGTTCCTCGCCGTCGGCGTACTCGCGCTCGTCTGTTTCGCGCTCGCGGCGCTGTCGTTCGTCCCCGAAGCGCGGGCGGTGGTCCGCGAGGAGCACTCGCGTGCGGCCGCCGAGCGGGACGCGTTCGAGCGGTTCCGGCGCCGGGTGGAGTCCGTCGACGCGACACCCACCAGCCTCCCCGACGGCGGCCAACTGCTGGGCGGCGGGACGCTGACGCGTTCGAGGCCACCCGACGACAGGCTCGACACCGTACGAGACGCCTACCGCGAGACTGTGATGGCCGTCGACCACTACGAGGCGGAGTACGACGAGTCGCTGCCGACGAACCTCGGCGCCGAGTTCGGCGACGGCGTCGCCGACGCCCTCGAGGGGGGTCAGACGTTCAGTCCCGCACTGCGCCAGACGCTGCTCGAGGGGGCGACGGAGGCGAGCGAGCGGCGGGCACGCCTGTGTCGGGCGCTCGACTCCGAGAGCGTCACGCTCCGGGAGGCCGCCAGCACCCTGCGCGAGGTGGAGGACCTGCTGGACGAGACGGAGGGCCCGACCCTGAGCGAGTCCTACGAGACGCTCCGACGGCGCTGGGACCGACTCGACGCCGCCGAGACCACACTCGAGCGCGTCGTCGACGAGAATCAGGGCGACATCCACCGCGGCTACGGGGTCGCCCCACGGATGGGTGGCCCGGTCGCGCTCCACGAGTACCTCTACGACAGCCAGCCGTACACCCACCCGGTGCTGGCGGAGTCGACGCAGTTGCTGGACGCCGTCCACGCGGCACAGGACCGGACGGCGACGGCGATGTCGCGCCGGGTCTGA
- a CDS encoding GNAT family N-acetyltransferase gives MDCRLLGWPPGPRLRLDHEQFAYAGKFVLPSGKAVVADGPVTVRDPREGYTEGILAVVSFSEDRTDGALWLRYVSVRADRRGEGLGSRLCAFVRDRATDRGYETLRIAVNNPYAYEALYKAGFGFTGRETGLAELVLEYPAPDGRSLARYREGLDRYAARDLSAAEREFVDGRQGVPKPHDSRVSDA, from the coding sequence ATGGACTGTCGTCTCCTCGGCTGGCCGCCCGGTCCCCGGCTGCGGCTGGACCACGAGCAGTTCGCCTACGCCGGGAAGTTCGTCCTCCCGTCCGGGAAGGCCGTCGTCGCCGACGGTCCGGTGACGGTGCGGGACCCGAGGGAGGGCTACACCGAGGGCATCCTCGCCGTCGTGTCGTTCAGCGAGGACCGGACCGACGGCGCGCTCTGGCTCCGCTACGTCTCGGTACGGGCCGACCGACGCGGCGAGGGACTGGGGTCGCGGCTCTGCGCGTTCGTCCGTGACCGGGCGACCGACCGCGGCTACGAGACGCTCCGCATCGCGGTCAACAACCCGTACGCCTACGAGGCGCTCTACAAGGCCGGGTTCGGGTTCACCGGGCGGGAGACGGGGCTCGCCGAACTCGTCCTCGAGTACCCCGCACCCGACGGCCGGTCGCTGGCCCGCTACCGCGAGGGCCTCGACAGGTACGCCGCGCGCGACCTCTCGGCGGCCGAGCGGGAGTTCGTCGACGGCCGACAGGGCGTCCCGAAACCACACGATTCGAGAGTGTCTGACGCGTAG
- a CDS encoding DUF3054 domain-containing protein, which yields MSEPIVVGNRLELSQTTAILAVGDVVAILAFVVAGMLQHGGDPANLVELLDTALPFLIGWLPAAFFMGLYAPAVLRNTRETALRTVVAWIVADLIGQGLRATPIFGGGFDVAFLVVSLVVGGLLLVIWRAGIAQRTIL from the coding sequence ATGTCGGAACCCATCGTCGTGGGCAACCGCCTCGAACTGTCACAGACGACGGCGATACTGGCGGTCGGCGACGTCGTCGCCATCCTCGCGTTCGTCGTCGCCGGGATGCTGCAACACGGGGGCGACCCCGCGAACCTCGTCGAACTGCTCGACACCGCCCTCCCGTTCCTCATCGGGTGGCTCCCGGCCGCGTTCTTCATGGGTCTCTACGCACCCGCGGTGCTCCGGAACACCCGAGAGACGGCGCTCCGGACGGTAGTGGCCTGGATCGTCGCCGACCTCATCGGACAGGGGCTTCGTGCCACCCCCATCTTCGGCGGTGGGTTCGACGTGGCGTTCCTGGTCGTCTCGCTGGTCGTCGGTGGGCTGTTGCTGGTGATCTGGCGAGCCGGTATCGCGCAGCGGACGATCCTGTAG
- a CDS encoding MFS transporter, translated as MNRNDRAITGLVMLAHAMVHTYELSLPLLLLVWATEFPTVSVPLVGSFETTAFVLGAVLTAGYAPFGLGALPGGVLADAYGSKRLIVACLVGMGVSFVGLALSPNLLGVAFALLVWGVAASVYHPSGLALISKGVDERGSAFAYHGMAGNLGIALGPLFTAILLFLTGDWRVVVAVLGVPALVGALAASRISVDETAAVAAADGGTEDADAGKSAKADGSITSLSQFLADSRTMFASLFVFAFGVAMFSGLYYRGVLTFLPDLLSSFDQLQPIQVAGYPRELQPDQYFYSGLLMVGVLGQYVGGKLTDRIPVSLGLVGGYGTLAVLALVFLPVATSGLVGLLVIGALLGFFLFMVQPFYQATIAESTPPEARGLSYGYTYLGVFGIGALGGTVAGGVLTYANETALFLVLAGFGAAASLLGVVLYKRR; from the coding sequence GTGAATCGGAACGACCGGGCCATCACGGGGCTGGTGATGCTGGCACACGCGATGGTCCACACCTACGAACTCTCGCTCCCCTTGCTGTTGCTCGTCTGGGCGACCGAGTTCCCGACGGTGAGCGTCCCGCTCGTGGGGTCGTTCGAGACGACCGCGTTCGTCCTCGGTGCGGTACTCACCGCGGGCTACGCGCCGTTCGGCCTCGGGGCGCTCCCCGGCGGTGTGCTCGCGGACGCCTACGGGTCGAAACGCCTCATCGTCGCCTGTCTCGTCGGGATGGGCGTCTCGTTCGTCGGCCTCGCGCTCTCGCCGAACCTGCTCGGCGTCGCGTTCGCCCTTCTCGTCTGGGGCGTCGCGGCCAGCGTCTACCACCCCTCCGGCCTCGCGCTCATCTCGAAGGGCGTCGACGAGCGTGGCTCGGCGTTCGCCTACCACGGGATGGCCGGCAACCTCGGCATCGCACTCGGCCCGCTGTTCACCGCCATCCTCCTGTTCCTCACCGGTGACTGGCGCGTGGTCGTGGCCGTCCTCGGCGTCCCGGCGCTCGTCGGGGCGCTCGCCGCCTCCCGCATCAGCGTGGACGAGACGGCGGCTGTCGCGGCGGCCGACGGGGGGACGGAGGACGCGGACGCCGGCAAGTCCGCCAAGGCCGACGGCTCCATCACCTCGCTCTCGCAGTTCCTCGCCGACTCGCGGACGATGTTCGCCTCGCTGTTCGTCTTCGCGTTCGGGGTGGCGATGTTCTCCGGCCTCTACTACCGCGGTGTCCTCACCTTCCTGCCGGACCTCCTCTCCTCGTTCGACCAGCTCCAGCCCATCCAGGTCGCGGGCTACCCGCGCGAACTCCAGCCCGACCAGTACTTCTACTCCGGTCTGCTCATGGTCGGCGTCCTCGGACAGTACGTCGGTGGGAAGCTCACCGACCGCATCCCTGTCTCGCTCGGCCTCGTCGGGGGCTACGGGACGCTCGCCGTCCTCGCGCTCGTCTTCCTCCCCGTCGCCACCAGCGGCCTCGTGGGCCTGCTCGTCATCGGCGCGCTGCTCGGGTTCTTCCTGTTCATGGTCCAGCCGTTCTACCAGGCGACCATCGCCGAGTCCACGCCGCCCGAGGCCCGGGGGCTCTCGTACGGCTACACCTACCTCGGCGTGTTCGGCATCGGCGCGCTCGGCGGGACCGTCGCCGGGGGCGTCCTCACCTACGCGAACGAGACGGCGCTGTTCCTCGTGCTCGCGGGGTTCGGTGCGGCGGCGTCACTGCTGGGTGTGGTGCTCTACAAGAGGCGCTGA
- a CDS encoding ornithine cyclodeaminase family protein — MTDVRFLTSDEISGLATPAEYVDAVREGYRDRGNGAPAEPRTKLVNADPPGMLTGYMAVLPSLGVMGGYTYSAGFGDVDAHFFLQLFDSESGQPLALLDGASLNPFKTGAAGAVGVDTLARPDASTLALVGSGAQAAGQLRGVSEVRDLETVNVYSPTKENREAFAAEFNDELDAAVAAVSSSDAAVEGADIVVTATNASEPVFDGDLLEPGAHVTAMGQYDEGKRELDTTTIERATYVPDLRARAFEDAGAFLYALEAGVVDEDHVHAELGEVVAGVESGRESAEDVTVFDSGGTGIETVAAAKMLYEKAVDAGLGQTISLSPASEALTGR, encoded by the coding sequence ATGACCGACGTGCGTTTCCTCACCAGCGACGAGATCAGCGGCCTCGCCACGCCCGCCGAGTACGTGGACGCGGTCCGCGAGGGGTACCGTGACCGCGGGAACGGCGCGCCCGCCGAGCCGCGGACGAAACTCGTGAACGCCGACCCGCCGGGGATGCTCACCGGCTACATGGCCGTCCTCCCCTCGCTCGGGGTGATGGGAGGGTACACGTACAGCGCCGGGTTCGGCGACGTCGACGCACACTTCTTCCTGCAGTTGTTCGACAGCGAGTCGGGCCAGCCGCTCGCACTCCTCGACGGAGCCTCGCTCAACCCCTTCAAGACGGGCGCGGCGGGGGCGGTCGGGGTGGACACGCTCGCCCGGCCGGACGCCTCGACGCTCGCACTCGTCGGCAGCGGGGCGCAGGCGGCCGGTCAGCTCCGGGGGGTGAGCGAGGTCAGGGACCTCGAGACGGTGAACGTCTACTCGCCGACCAAGGAGAACCGCGAGGCGTTCGCGGCGGAGTTCAACGACGAACTCGACGCGGCCGTCGCCGCCGTGTCCTCCTCGGACGCGGCCGTCGAGGGTGCCGACATCGTCGTGACGGCGACGAACGCGAGCGAGCCGGTGTTCGACGGCGACCTGCTGGAACCCGGTGCCCACGTCACCGCGATGGGGCAGTACGACGAGGGGAAACGCGAACTCGACACGACGACCATCGAGCGGGCGACGTACGTCCCGGACCTCCGGGCACGGGCGTTCGAGGACGCCGGGGCGTTCCTCTACGCCCTCGAAGCGGGTGTCGTCGACGAGGACCACGTCCACGCCGAACTCGGCGAGGTGGTCGCCGGCGTCGAGTCGGGCCGTGAATCCGCCGAGGACGTCACCGTCTTCGACTCGGGCGGGACGGGCATCGAGACGGTGGCCGCGGCGAAGATGCTCTACGAGAAGGCCGTGGACGCGGGACTGGGACAGACCATCTCGCTCTCGCCGGCGAGCGAGGCGCTCACGGGCCGGTAG
- a CDS encoding presenilin family intramembrane aspartyl protease PSH, whose product MDRRALLAVVAIVAIFATVQLGALALVAPFDSAGLQATEDPSDPTNSFVYVGAILVATAVMLAAFRFGVDGLIRLLVTVSATYLAFYVFSVLVPPLVTLAGVNVLAVVPSLALAAGLLFYPEWYVIDGAGIVMGIGAAALFGISFGVLPAVILLTVLAVYDAISVYGTEHMLTLASGVMDLKLPVVLVVPLTLSYSFLESDGDAEGRQGADTAAADGGEAATATESDPDGGPEPAEAPDPLDRDAFFIGLGDAVMPAVLVASAGFFAPGGVDYLVSGLALTLPALTAMVGTLLGLVVLMYQVAKGQAHAGLPLLNGGAIGGYLLGSLAAGVSLVQALGLGPYL is encoded by the coding sequence ATGGACCGTCGGGCCCTCCTCGCCGTGGTCGCCATCGTCGCCATCTTCGCCACCGTCCAGCTGGGCGCGCTCGCGCTGGTCGCCCCGTTCGACAGCGCCGGGCTACAGGCCACCGAGGACCCCTCGGACCCGACCAACTCCTTCGTCTACGTCGGCGCCATCCTCGTCGCCACCGCGGTGATGCTCGCGGCGTTCAGGTTCGGCGTCGACGGCCTCATCCGCCTGCTCGTCACCGTCTCCGCAACCTACCTCGCGTTCTACGTCTTCAGCGTGCTCGTCCCGCCACTCGTGACGCTGGCGGGGGTGAACGTCCTCGCGGTGGTGCCGTCGCTCGCGCTCGCCGCCGGACTCCTGTTCTACCCCGAGTGGTACGTCATCGACGGCGCGGGCATCGTGATGGGTATCGGGGCCGCCGCGCTGTTCGGTATCAGTTTCGGCGTCCTCCCGGCGGTCATCCTGCTCACGGTGCTGGCCGTCTACGACGCCATCAGCGTCTACGGCACCGAACACATGCTCACGCTGGCTTCCGGCGTGATGGACCTCAAACTCCCCGTGGTGCTGGTCGTCCCGCTCACGCTCTCGTACTCGTTCCTCGAGAGCGATGGGGACGCCGAGGGCAGGCAGGGAGCGGACACTGCCGCGGCTGACGGCGGTGAGGCCGCAACGGCCACCGAGAGCGACCCCGACGGTGGTCCCGAACCCGCCGAGGCGCCCGACCCACTGGACCGGGACGCCTTCTTCATCGGACTCGGCGACGCGGTCATGCCCGCCGTCCTCGTCGCCTCCGCGGGCTTCTTCGCCCCCGGTGGCGTCGACTACCTCGTCTCTGGCCTCGCACTCACGCTCCCGGCGCTCACGGCGATGGTCGGGACGCTGCTGGGACTCGTCGTCCTGATGTACCAGGTGGCGAAGGGGCAGGCGCACGCCGGTCTCCCCCTGCTCAACGGCGGAGCCATCGGTGGCTACCTGCTCGGGTCGCTCGCGGCGGGCGTCTCGCTCGTGCAGGCGCTCGGACTGGGACCGTACCTCTGA
- a CDS encoding H/ACA ribonucleoprotein complex subunit GAR1: MQRAGEVVRTAQGLAIVRCPGEDHVDIGAQVVDESLDTVGRVVDVFGPVSRPYLAVSTAPDVPLAGLLGTKLYAR; the protein is encoded by the coding sequence ATGCAGCGCGCGGGCGAGGTCGTCCGGACCGCGCAGGGGCTCGCCATCGTCCGCTGTCCGGGCGAGGACCACGTCGACATCGGCGCGCAGGTGGTCGACGAGTCACTGGACACGGTGGGCCGCGTGGTCGACGTGTTCGGCCCCGTCTCCCGCCCGTACCTCGCGGTGTCGACGGCGCCCGACGTGCCGCTCGCGGGACTGCTCGGGACGAAGCTCTACGCCCGCTGA
- the srp19 gene encoding signal recognition particle subunit SRP19, producing the protein MVENVIYPAYFDAALSRNDGRRVPLDLAVEDPGVEEIAKAVQQVGYDAVIERDVTYSREYEPRGRVLVQNADDAGKADLLQAVAAYIGILRG; encoded by the coding sequence ATGGTCGAGAACGTCATCTACCCCGCCTACTTCGACGCGGCGCTCTCGCGGAACGACGGGCGACGGGTGCCGCTGGACCTCGCGGTGGAGGACCCCGGGGTGGAGGAGATCGCGAAGGCCGTCCAGCAGGTCGGGTACGACGCCGTCATCGAACGTGACGTGACCTACTCCCGCGAGTACGAGCCACGCGGTCGCGTGCTGGTGCAGAACGCCGACGACGCCGGGAAGGCCGACCTCCTGCAGGCCGTCGCCGCGTACATCGGTATCCTCCGAGGCTGA
- a CDS encoding tRNA (cytidine(56)-2'-O)-methyltransferase: MQGSPEVCVLRLGHRPGRDNRMTTHVGLTARALGADRVVIAGNASKSKGTIEDITARFGGPFEVELSDSWRPLLRDWSGVVVHLTMYGERVQDVEEEIRAAHRADPVLVVVGSQKVPFDVYDAADYNVGVTNQPHSEVAGLAVFLDHLFDGRELDREWEGGESRVLPMETGKRVVPVEDLDGEE; this comes from the coding sequence ATGCAAGGCTCCCCGGAGGTGTGCGTGCTCCGTCTCGGTCACCGACCGGGGCGGGACAACCGGATGACCACCCACGTCGGCCTGACCGCGCGGGCACTCGGTGCGGACCGCGTCGTCATCGCCGGGAACGCCTCGAAGTCGAAGGGTACCATTGAGGACATCACCGCCCGCTTCGGCGGCCCGTTCGAGGTGGAACTCTCCGACTCGTGGCGGCCCCTCCTGCGGGACTGGTCGGGCGTCGTCGTCCACCTGACGATGTACGGCGAACGGGTGCAGGACGTGGAGGAGGAGATCCGAGCGGCCCACCGGGCCGACCCGGTCCTCGTCGTCGTCGGGTCGCAGAAGGTGCCGTTCGACGTCTACGACGCCGCGGACTACAACGTCGGCGTGACGAACCAGCCGCACTCCGAGGTGGCGGGACTCGCCGTCTTCCTCGACCACCTGTTCGACGGCCGGGAACTCGACCGCGAGTGGGAGGGCGGGGAGAGCCGCGTCCTCCCGATGGAGACGGGGAAGCGGGTGGTGCCGGTCGAGGACCTCGACGGCGAGGAGTGA
- a CDS encoding NAD-dependent epimerase/dehydratase family protein, which yields MGMELSDATVLVTGGAGFVGSHLVDHLLPDNEVRVVDDLHNARREWVPDGADLYEGDVTDPAVLDEALTEDVDVVFHFAADKSAARDDIEQFRGNNALTEAVVARMDEVGVTDVAFTSSSVVYGEAPRPTPEDYAPLEPISIYGASKLAEESLLSVYAHSHGFRVWNFRFANIVGPRLQKGAVVPDFIEKLRTDPETLEILGDGRQEKSYMHVEECVEAMCHVVEHADAPVNTYNLGTRTTTSVTTIADIVSDELGLSPDYEFTGGDRGWTGDVPRMRLSIEKLSALGYEPEQSSDDAVRQCVRELLDEGVFDASED from the coding sequence TTGGGCATGGAACTCTCCGACGCGACGGTCCTCGTCACCGGCGGCGCGGGGTTCGTGGGTTCGCACCTCGTCGACCACCTCCTCCCCGACAACGAGGTCCGCGTGGTGGACGACCTGCACAACGCCCGGCGCGAGTGGGTCCCCGACGGTGCCGACCTGTACGAGGGGGACGTGACCGACCCCGCGGTGCTGGACGAGGCGCTGACCGAGGACGTGGACGTGGTCTTCCACTTCGCGGCGGACAAGTCCGCGGCCCGCGACGACATCGAGCAGTTCCGCGGTAACAACGCGCTGACCGAGGCCGTCGTCGCACGGATGGACGAGGTGGGCGTGACGGACGTCGCGTTCACGTCCTCGTCGGTGGTCTACGGCGAGGCTCCTCGTCCGACCCCGGAGGACTACGCGCCGCTCGAACCCATCTCCATCTACGGCGCCTCGAAACTGGCCGAGGAGTCGCTGCTCTCGGTCTACGCGCACAGCCACGGGTTCCGGGTCTGGAACTTCCGGTTCGCGAACATCGTCGGCCCGCGACTGCAGAAGGGCGCCGTGGTCCCGGACTTCATCGAGAAACTCCGTACCGACCCGGAGACGCTGGAGATCCTCGGGGACGGCCGGCAGGAGAAGTCCTACATGCACGTCGAGGAGTGCGTCGAGGCGATGTGTCACGTCGTCGAACACGCCGACGCACCGGTGAACACGTACAACCTCGGCACCCGGACGACCACCTCGGTGACCACCATCGCCGACATCGTGAGCGACGAGCTGGGCCTCTCGCCCGACTACGAGTTCACCGGTGGTGACCGTGGCTGGACGGGCGACGTCCCCCGGATGCGGCTCTCCATCGAGAAACTGAGCGCGCTGGGGTACGAACCGGAGCAGTCCAGCGACGACGCGGTCCGTCAGTGCGTGCGCGAACTCCTCGACGAGGGTGTGTTCGACGCGAGTGAGGACTGA
- a CDS encoding BsuPI-related putative proteinase inhibitor: MLESSLEVTVGAEVRLRFNVVNASGETVELTFRDSGRADFAVYTDDGEEVWRWSDGRMFMQALQYSDLQPGQAATFTESWPDPTPGDYTAEAELRAVDQDVGSRTPFSV; the protein is encoded by the coding sequence ATGCTCGAGAGTTCGCTGGAGGTGACCGTCGGCGCGGAGGTGCGGCTCCGATTCAACGTCGTGAACGCTTCCGGCGAGACCGTCGAGCTCACCTTCCGTGACTCCGGCCGGGCGGACTTCGCCGTCTACACCGACGACGGCGAGGAGGTGTGGCGCTGGTCGGACGGCCGGATGTTCATGCAGGCCCTCCAGTACTCCGACCTGCAGCCGGGTCAGGCGGCGACGTTCACGGAGTCGTGGCCCGACCCGACCCCCGGCGACTACACCGCCGAGGCGGAGTTACGGGCGGTGGACCAGGACGTGGGGTCGCGGACGCCCTTCTCGGTCTAG
- a CDS encoding S8 family peptidase produces MPPNASRRRVLGALGAGLLGAGVTGAAEAEVTGDATETVQVNVGYSDRSVLTRLRRAGDVVREFAFDVVTLRTPTAVAAELAGRSGVRFVEPDVELTATAQTLPWGVDRVDAEVAHARGATGADATVVVVDTGIDLAHPDLPVNALASRAFVGGVTGVPGGQDDNGHGTHCAGIVGARDDDAGVVGVAPDVELHAYKTLNAVGVGLTSDIAAAVQYAGDAGVDVASLSLGGGDTTTLREDCAYAHDRGVLLVAAAGNGGPCTGCLDAPAWYDETVAVSATRRDDSLASFSSAGRGVDLAAPGDGVYSTDVGGACTTRSGTSMACPHVSGAAAQLLARGLTNDEARQRLQATAEDVGLGRDESGAGLLDVAAALGVDSRDDR; encoded by the coding sequence ATGCCGCCGAACGCCAGTCGTCGACGGGTGCTGGGTGCCCTGGGGGCCGGTCTACTGGGGGCCGGAGTCACCGGTGCCGCCGAGGCCGAGGTGACGGGAGACGCCACCGAGACGGTGCAGGTGAACGTCGGGTACTCCGACCGGTCGGTGCTCACACGACTCCGGCGGGCGGGCGACGTGGTCCGCGAGTTCGCGTTCGACGTTGTCACGCTCCGGACCCCGACGGCCGTCGCCGCGGAGCTGGCCGGCCGCTCCGGGGTGCGCTTCGTCGAACCGGACGTGGAGTTGACGGCGACGGCGCAGACGCTCCCGTGGGGCGTCGACCGGGTGGACGCCGAGGTGGCCCACGCACGGGGCGCGACGGGGGCCGACGCGACGGTCGTCGTCGTGGATACGGGGATCGACCTCGCGCACCCCGACCTCCCGGTGAACGCGCTAGCGAGTCGGGCGTTCGTCGGCGGCGTGACGGGCGTCCCCGGTGGACAGGACGACAACGGTCACGGCACGCACTGCGCGGGTATCGTCGGCGCGCGTGACGACGACGCGGGCGTCGTCGGCGTCGCGCCCGACGTGGAACTCCACGCCTACAAGACGCTGAACGCGGTGGGCGTCGGGCTCACCTCGGACATCGCTGCGGCCGTCCAGTACGCCGGCGACGCGGGCGTCGACGTGGCCTCGCTCAGCCTCGGCGGCGGCGACACGACCACGCTCCGGGAGGACTGTGCCTACGCCCACGACCGGGGCGTCCTCCTCGTCGCCGCGGCGGGGAACGGTGGCCCCTGCACCGGCTGTCTCGACGCCCCCGCGTGGTACGACGAGACGGTGGCGGTGAGCGCGACCCGGCGCGACGACTCGCTCGCGTCGTTCTCGTCGGCCGGCCGGGGCGTCGACCTCGCCGCCCCCGGCGATGGCGTCTACTCGACCGACGTGGGCGGGGCCTGCACGACGCGCTCGGGCACCTCCATGGCGTGCCCACACGTCTCCGGAGCCGCCGCACAGTTGCTGGCGCGCGGCCTGACCAACGACGAGGCACGCCAACGGCTGCAGGCGACCGCGGAGGACGTCGGCCTCGGACGCGACGAGTCCGGCGCCGGGCTGCTCGACGTGGCGGCCGCGCTCGGCGTCGACTCGCGCGACGACCGGTAG